TGTCGGAGCCGTGGCGGATGTGCCCCGTGAGCGTGCTGCCGATCAGCCGCGGGCGGAAGACCCGAAGAATGCGCATCATCCGCAGCGCTTCGAGCCGCATCTCGCGGAGGTTCTCGGTGCGGCGATCCCCTTCGTGGAGACGGGCGAGCGCCTGAATCTGATCGCGAATCTCGCTATTGGTGGGTAGATCGTGCGGCTTGACCCAGCCGCGACAGAGCCGCTTGGCGGCCTTCAGCTTCGCCCGGTAGTATTCCGATTCTTGCCGCACATACATCAACCTGGCGGCTTCCCAGGCGATTTCGCGGCGCAGCTTTTGATTTGCCATCAACGAACGTGCGCCGAGACTAAGCCCATCAATGCGGCGCCGGGCTGACTCGATCACTATAGGCAGACGCCCGCGGCGGCGGCAAGGGGCGGCTTAC
The DNA window shown above is from Pirellulales bacterium and carries:
- a CDS encoding tRNA adenylyltransferase gives rise to the protein MANQKLRREIAWEAARLMYVRQESEYYRAKLKAAKRLCRGWVKPHDLPTNSEIRDQIQALARLHEGDRRTENLREMRLEALRMMRILRVFRPRLIGSTLTGHIRHGSD